Sequence from the Chanodichthys erythropterus isolate Z2021 chromosome 12, ASM2448905v1, whole genome shotgun sequence genome:
AAGTTTCGTCTAGAGGGCACTCTCTTGAGGACCTATATCTGCCACATTATCTTCAAGACTCTCTTTGAGGTAGGCTTCGTGGTGGGCCAGTACTACTTGTATGGCTTCCGAATTCTGCCGCTGTACAAGTGCAGCCGTTGGCCGTGCCCAAACACGGTTGACTGCTTCGTCTCAAGACCTACAGAGAAAACCGTTTTCATCATCTTCATGTTAGCCGTGGCCTGTGTCTCACTTTTCCTCAACTTTGTGGAAATCAGCCATTTAGGCTTGAAAAAGATCCACTTTGTGTTCCGTAAACCGGTGCGGCCGCAAGTCGAGGGACCGGGGGCAGCCGAGAAGGCCTTGCCTTCCATAGCAGCCTCCTCCATCCAGAAAGCCAAAGGCTACAAGTTGCTTGAGGAGGACAGAGCCACGTCACACTTCTTCCCCCTGACTGAGGTAGGGGGGATGGAGGCTGGCCGGCTGCCGGCTCCGTACGAGCCATTTGAGGAGAAATCGGACGAGGCGACCACACCTAAAAAAGACGTGTCTAAGGTGTACGATGAAACGCTGCCCTCCTACGCCCAGACGACCGTGATAGGGCCGAGTGTAGCGGCGGGAGTTCTACAAAGGGATGAAGATGAGGACGAGATGGCCGTCGAAGCCGACGTGGAAGCCAGCGAGACGATAGAAGACACGCGACCGCTCAGCAGCTTGAGCAAGGCCAGCAGTCGGGCAAGGTCAGATGACTTGACGGTATAAATAATATAGAACTGGATTAGAAGAGCAGCAATATAAATTGTAGTTTTGGGAAAAGCATAGAAAGTAAAAACgagtgagagaaagaaagaaagaaagaggtgCCTTTAGGCAACTGCGACGACACTTATAATACCAGCTTGATATTTTGAGgaagaaaacaattgaaaaaaaataatgctgtgCAATTTTCATGAGGAAACTTGAGAGcttgattcattttttttatacagcagtattttttgtactgtttttatcAAACAGTCAACAAACCAAAGTTAGAGATCTGCAGCAGCTAGATCTACGTCGGGAGGAGTTGGGGGAACTTATTTAGCAAAAACATGAgctgttttttaataaataacattttctatCCAGAATTTTACTTATCGAAGGTGAGATtctgatgtttacatttttggaTTAGCCATTAGCTGA
This genomic interval carries:
- the gja8b gene encoding gap junction protein alpha 8 paralog b; the encoded protein is MGDWSFLGNILEEVNEHSTVIGRVWLTVLFIFRILILGTAAEFVWGDEQSDYVCNTQQPGCENVCYDEAFPISHIRLWVLQIIFVSTPSLVYVGHAVHHVHMEEKRKEREEAELNRQQEMNEERLPLAPDQGSVRTAKETSTKGSKKFRLEGTLLRTYICHIIFKTLFEVGFVVGQYYLYGFRILPLYKCSRWPCPNTVDCFVSRPTEKTVFIIFMLAVACVSLFLNFVEISHLGLKKIHFVFRKPVRPQVEGPGAAEKALPSIAASSIQKAKGYKLLEEDRATSHFFPLTEVGGMEAGRLPAPYEPFEEKSDEATTPKKDVSKVYDETLPSYAQTTVIGPSVAAGVLQRDEDEDEMAVEADVEASETIEDTRPLSSLSKASSRARSDDLTV